A window from Primulina huaijiensis isolate GDHJ02 chromosome 11, ASM1229523v2, whole genome shotgun sequence encodes these proteins:
- the LOC140988726 gene encoding flowering-promoting factor 1-like protein 3, which produces MSGVWVFKNGVVRLVENFGDCPRRKTLVHVPSEEVITSYGVLERKLLSLGWERYHGDPELLQFHKRSTIHLISLPKDFNKFKSMHMYDIVVKNRNEFEVRDVLQSQ; this is translated from the coding sequence ATGTCTGGTGTGTGGGTTTTCAAGAATGGTGTGGTCCGACTAGTCGAAAACTTCGGAGACTGCCCTCGCCGGAAAACCCTAGTTCATGTCCCCTCCGAAGAGGTCATTACGTCATACGGAGTCTTGGAAAGAAAACTGTTGTCACTCGGTTGGGAGAGGTACCACGGCGATCCGGAGTTGCTCCAGTTCCATAAAAGATCCACGATACACCTCATCTCACTCCCAAAGGACTTCAACAAGTTCAAATCTATGCATATGTACGATATTGTTGTCAAGAACCGCAACGAGTTCGAAGTTAGAGACGTGCTACAATCTCAGTGA